From the Cloeon dipterum chromosome 4, ieCloDipt1.1, whole genome shotgun sequence genome, the window TATACAGTTGATTTGTAACAAATTCTTGCAACAGTACGAATTGGGGATCAAATGGAGTCAGCGGGCGTGCGACGGCAAAGAGGGTTCTCCATACGCCGTCCTCTCGGCTCGGAGTTACATGATGCTTGGCATTGGCTACCACCTGCAAGCTCTTTATGGGCTGGACCACTCTAACAGGACTAAGTCGTCATCTTTGGCCCTGGAAATGCTTCAAAAGTAGGATTTGATCCACATATCTGTGATGAGCACCGATTAACATAGTTGTTTCAATGCAGAGCCCAGTCAATGGGACCTGGTGACCACTTGATTCATCATTACTTAGCGCTTGTTTATGCTCACAATCGCCGGCTGCCTGAAGCGATTTCCAACATCAAGCAAGCGCTGAATTTGCGCTCTGACCACGCTCCTTCGCTTCATTTACTCTGGTAAGTTAAAAATAGTGGCCTGCGTATTACTTTTGACATTTTCTGCTGGATTTTAGTTTGCTCCTCACTGCCCAAAAGCAATACCAAGATGCCATGAATCTTGTCAATCTTTCCCTGGAGGAGTGGCCTGATTCAATGGAATTGATGTACCTTAAATCACAACTTGAACTTCACCTGAATGGGCCAGAAGTGAGTAAAATTATACAAGATTCGTTTCTCTTCAACATTAAACCCAAATGCAGACGGCAAAACTAACTGCGAGCAAAATGTTAATGCTATGGAAAAAGTTGTATGAAGATCACGCTTCTAGTGGCGATGACACAGCCCAGTCCGAACGGAGGTCTGAATCGCGAAGTCTTTTCCATTTATCGGAAAATGGTGAGTAGATAATTCATCAAATTATGGAGTCCAAATCTGGACTTTTTTCTGGGTTTGTATgacaaatttcataaaataatttgaccaattaaggttttttttaattttgatgaagtaggctgaaacaatttttttattcaaactttgaaacttgagtctatttttaaaaaaagcaggactttttaaatttaatttgaacctAGTATGCCTTGATAGtactttttattcatttctgcTCCATTCGATAAGCCAGTTGATAGACCCAATACgcgttttgcaaaaaaaaaaaaataaaatacaatctGAATCTGAATCGACCACTAAAATAGACAAGAATAATAAATCTATATAATATTCCAACTATGACCCCTTAATCCCTCGGTTCAACTTCAGGTTCCAACACCCATTCAAGAGTAATGAACGGTGGAGGACCCATGTCTGTTTCGTCAGTCTCATCACTGCCCAGAAAACAAATCAAGGGCCAACATTGGGACTGGCTGGCCAAGGTGTGGCTCCTGATGGCCGAACTTTGTCTACATTCCAAGCAGAGGGAACAAGCGCTGAAGTGCATTGAGGAGGCAGTGCAGATTCATTCCACCACTCCTGAAGTTTTAACTGCTGTAAGTTGCTCCGCCTTGAATCTGCGTGGCTGTTCATTCTGTATTTTGCAGAGAGGTCTCATCAGCGAGATGGACGGAAATTATTCAGAGGCCAAAAACTGCTTTGAAGGTGCGATGTCCTTGGATCCAAACAACTTGCGTGCACTGCAACAACTGGTATGTTGAAATGAATAGTTAGGACCGCGGCTTTGAAATGTAAATAGCTTCTTCCTGTTagtccttttttaaatgaaacaaaaaatatttcggttTGGTTATACTCAAATTCTAATAATAGGAAGATTTCATATCAATTTCAGGCTAAAGCATATTTGGGTCTTGGCAAGAATAAAATGGCTGAATTCGTTCTATGGAAGGCCGCCAAACTGCATCCCCAGGAGTATGAGACTTGGTAAACACGGACACAAatgcaaatgatttttatgttGACCTAATTCTGTTCCGTTCACCAGGTATCTCCTGGGTATGGCACTTGAGCTGTTGGGCGACCACATGGCGTCAGCTGATTGCATGGTTGTTGCTCTTGATGTCGAAAATTCTAGTCCCTTGGTGCCGTTTTCATCTGTTGGGTTGGCTTTTGAATAATGCTTCTGCCTTTTTAAATGTACTGTTACTGAATGTactaaaaactattaaattataaCCTCCGGTGACGATAATAACATGTATAAAGCTAGCGTAGTtgaaattatacaaattaatgATTGTTGCTCCTGGCTCATGTACACTATGAATAAAccatcttttttgttttctatcCCAACTCGTTTTGTTCAACAAAACACGCATGTTAAAATCTAGATTAAGTGCGGcattgtttatttcaattatattaccaaaatcaatttcaaaattttcgcaaaaGAAAATCTAGTCTTTGCGACGACGCTTGTCTCCTCTGTCATAACTTGACTTGTCATCTTTCCTGCTGCTATCTCTGTCATCCTTGGGTCTCTTGCTGCTGGCAGCAGCTTTCTTAGCTTGAGTCAAGAACTGGTCAAGACCGAACGGATCCTCCTCATCCTTCTCAAACTGCACCGGCCCGCTCCTGGCAGACGCTCCTCTATCTGTGCCGCTGAACTCCTTGTCAGGAACAAACCTGGATGCAACAAAGCAAGGGGCGACTTCAATGCAAAATAACAGTATATTTGGTCATGAGATAGCAATATTTTAAGTCAAGTGACAACTCCAGTGAAAGAGTGACTTCTAAAACAACTTGAGTACCCTCTGGCTTATAAAGAATGTCTGATCTGCATAACTTGAAATTGTACCTCTTATTGCTCATCAGCTTTTCCAAATCATCACCATAAATGTCCTTGTCAACATTCTTTGAAGGACGATAGATGTGCTGGCCAACATTGCTACCATCCCTCCAGGGCTTGTCATAAACATTGTACGCCTCATCATCCCCGTATCCTGAGTCCATTCCCTTGCTAGTGTTGAACAGGCGCTGGTCGTACTGCGTTTCATTGGACGATTGGCCTCTCGCTGGAAGGCCAAGCGCGATTTGTTCACTAATATCGCGCTCCCTTTCACGCTGCAATTTGTTCCTGCAGAATATTTTGTTCGTTAGTAATATAGGTCATTATTTGTACAGAAATTAGTATTTACCTCTTGTCTGGAGCGGCTCTTGCAATGTTTCTCTCACGAGCCCTTTCCTTATGACGATCGTAGCGCATCTGATCGCGTTCTCTTGCGTCGTCATCTTTTTCTGGAATGcgattatttcaaatttatacaTTAAAACATCGCTGTAAActattttcagtttaatattttcaaacttaaaaaattaccgatccaataaattttcatttcggaTGACAAGGcattccaaattaaaactcaCCAGCAGCTGCTTCTCTTCTGATTCCAGCTCGCTCTTCGCGGGCCTTTTGGGCCAACATCCTCAagttttcttctttcttctctttctctttctggGCCATTTTCTTTTCCAGTTGGGTTCGCGTCTCAACAGCCTCTCTTGCCTGCATGACGgcatgttattttaaatttaccacaGCAAAATTAACGAACCTTTCGATCAGCAATGTACAAGGATTCGGcaagttttgcaaaattttcatttatgtgAACTTGTTGAAGGCCTCTACCGTCAGCGGCCAGGCGTTTGTCTAATGGAATGGTAAAGCCTTTGGCGTTCTTCCAGTTTGAAATGCACGGTGGAATTTTCCACTCCTTTTGCTCCTTCACAGTGACCTTCCTAGATGGTGAGTGCATGACGGGTGCAGGAGGAGAGGGAGGACCTCGTGGGATTTTCtggttaattttgaattttggtgGCTCCATTGGGTCAGACTGAAGCTCGACCATGCGGATCACTCGTTGCTTGGCGCCAGAGTTGAAGGCTGCACCTTGCTGGGCAGGTGTGTACCGAATGTACTGAGCTGGACcctgcaaacaaaatattcagttaTTCTAACAGAAAGCTCCAACTTTATCTCTACTGACCACTTTCTCTGCGCACCGAACTGGCATTGCTGCAGCAATTTTTGACTGTGTTAACTTTTCCAATGCCAAACGAGTTTTTTCAGTGTTTTCCTGGATTTCCTCATCATCAGGCTTTGCTAATGATGGATCGTCTTCTGCTAAGACTTCAGCCGGGAGCAAATCAGATAGACGAGAATAGACAATTTTATCCTTAGCGTGGCCTTGCCTAAAGTAatgtttaaattcattaaaagctGCGGAATTTTGACAAGATTTGAACATACCTGGCAATCACATCGTATTTCACCTTCCCTTCAGCATCTAGCTGCACAGCAAGCGCGTTAGACGAACTTGCTTTTTCTGGTCTGCCCATAGAAAGTGGGAACTGAGCCACAGTAATTTCAGGGTAGGCTCCGCCATCTCCGAAGTCCTAcagaacaaatttaatcaatgatTTAATGTGTAGCACGAAGAAAGAGAATTGAAAATCTGTCAAGACAGAATTGtcgcagaaaaagaaaactgtcTATCGTGATTAATTGCGAGCAGAGTTgcggaaaaaatatacatacatacatattgcCATAATGCTTAAATACATAGATAtcaataatacatatatacataaatTCAGCGCCTTCTTGCtacatacataatattaagttatatttatgattttgaaaaaatctatcTCACATAATAGAagcaatatatatgtattacaACAATAGTATTTGTTCTAATTGgtaaaagatatttaaataataaaatctggcACTGATGAGCGTTGATCCCAACTTTTATATGAATATAAACGCCAAAACTCtcttacattttgtttaaccataagaaaagaataaattaccTCTGGATTTCTGGGTATCCATCCCTGTCTCTGTCCATAAGGAGGGGCCGCAGGTCCAACTGGGATCATTGCCATGTTCCCCTGTTTGGCCATCAATTTCGATCTTTCCTCGTCTCTGTCCCATGTTGGCTGCGATGGAGCAGGCAAAtagctgaaaaaatataggaaatatttaagcaTCTTATGGTGACTGGAAAGTCTTCATTTCTAAACGAGATCATCTGGTAAGAGGGAAAAACAATCGAAATCGCGCACAAGTTTACCTTGCGAGGGAAGACATTTTGGCTGGCTGGTGGCTGGTTGTTCACTTGTAAATAATGACGTCACGAATGCAGTCAACGCCGTTGGCGCGAGAAAGAACCTCTTTTGTTGCGTTTGGCGGGAACGACTAAGTAATTGCACGTGCCACGTGCACTGCACACACCCTCGCGTATGACGGCTAGATGACTTGTCTGCACGTGcgacataaaatattttcattctttatCGAATTTGTTCCATGTTTTCACATAATATATCTCCGCCGCAGAAAACTcattggctgcaaagttttaGTATGGGGTTTATATAATGGTGGAACCTTTGAATTTCCTCTCTATAtatctatatatttattttcaactataTTATTAtagatgtttattctcacttaaatacaaatatacaaatacaTCAATAAGACAAGtcagaagtaaaaaaatgaagtgagAAAGGGTTTGAATAACTGAGGGAAATCGTAatagattttctttttaatccagtagttttggttaaattaaactattagcatattatattcttgtttattcttgcagtagtcaatacaataaatacattgaatagaagtattaaaagcaagaaatggcaaacagtact encodes:
- the Bx42 gene encoding puff-specific protein Bx42, coding for MSSLASYLPAPSQPTWDRDEERSKLMAKQGNMAMIPVGPAAPPYGQRQGWIPRNPEDFGDGGAYPEITVAQFPLSMGRPEKASSSNALAVQLDAEGKVKYDVIARQGHAKDKIVYSRLSDLLPAEVLAEDDPSLAKPDDEEIQENTEKTRLALEKLTQSKIAAAMPVRCAEKVGPAQYIRYTPAQQGAAFNSGAKQRVIRMVELQSDPMEPPKFKINQKIPRGPPSPPAPVMHSPSRKVTVKEQKEWKIPPCISNWKNAKGFTIPLDKRLAADGRGLQQVHINENFAKLAESLYIADRKAREAVETRTQLEKKMAQKEKEKKEENLRMLAQKAREERAGIRREAAAEKDDDARERDQMRYDRHKERARERNIARAAPDKRNKLQRERERDISEQIALGLPARGQSSNETQYDQRLFNTSKGMDSGYGDDEAYNVYDKPWRDGSNVGQHIYRPSKNVDKDIYGDDLEKLMSNKRFVPDKEFSGTDRGASARSGPVQFEKDEEDPFGLDQFLTQAKKAAASSKRPKDDRDSSRKDDKSSYDRGDKRRRKD